The nucleotide window ATTACTCTTCAAAGGCGTGATGCACCATGCCATGGTCAATCCCCGGGCCCGCTCCGCGATGCCGAATCGTCACACGCTTTGGGAGCAATCGTGCATGGGGCCCTGCCGCGAGGCGTGTCCTCGTCATTTCGACCAAAGCGAAACATGGCCGCACTGCCGATGCGACGTGTGTACGTATTGCGCGTTGCACGGCCCAGCAGACCTTCGCAACGATTTGCTGCATTGGGGGGATTACAGCGTGGCCGGTAATGGGCCGCATCGCTCGCCGTTTCTGGATTGCGGCTATCAATCAGCCAGTGAAGCGTtgctccgcctcccccgtGCGAACCTGTGGCTTGCTGCCCAGGTACTGGGAGGTCATGGGACCAGGcgttgcagcagcaacagcagcagcagaattggcaacggcaacggaCAACGCGATGGATCCgagagcgagggcggcaccgACCACAGTCCCATGGCAGGGGCGACGCTAGAACCGGTAGGGCTGAgctgcgacggcgatgacTCCTCCGCCTGAGATGCAGGGCCGCCACCCAGGCAGCTGCCATGCCCGGGTCGGGTCCATTCGAGTCACCGCGCCGACTCGCTTCGGGATCTGGCTGCGGCCACGCTCCAAAGCGGACCGCCATACGTGCCGCTTTTGTTGCCGCCAGTGCGTTTGGCGCCTGCATGGTTCGGATTATGCCTGTAGCCTGCTGATTCACTCCGTCGTGAAGCACCGCTGCGAGCGATTGGCGAATGAGAGTGCAGTCGGCTCATGACGACACTCGATGGTGGTTCATGATGCCGAGTCCTCCAGGCAAGCAGGCCAACATGCGTCTGAATCATCCTGCTGTTTCGGGAGGTCGATGCAGCAAGCGATTCGACAAAGGTGACACGGCATCTACCTACGAAGTCGTGTGAACTGACATGACTGCCATGGGACGAGGTCAACAGGATGCAAGTATTCAGGCAGTGTCATCATTATCTCCAAGCTTCGCGACCAAGCATCAGTCTCGTTCCCCCCATGAtccggcgacggctcgcAAACGGCATCTCGGCATTGCCCAATGCTGCAACAAGGCGTTCAACTTTCAAGGGTGCGAAAGGCAGCGCCACGCTACGCCAGACTGATGCGACGCCACATCTCGCTTTCTCGTGTTGCTGACAGAGCCCAAGACTGCAGTCGATGCGAGCGAGCCGAGCGTCGCCGAGACCCCAGCATGCCGTCGTGTCGGTCGTTTGGCTGGCCTCCCTACCCCAACCTGCCCGCACTGCCACGGCGCACGTAAGCAGCCCAGCCGCGGCGTCACCATAACGCACGAATCCGCGTCCGGTGTCGTGCGTCTgccagcatcaccaccaaaCATAATAACGGCAGCCACGAGATGATGCGcactccccctccccaccctGGCCTTTCTCTCAGGCAGACGACACGGCTGCGCTAGACGGCAGTGGGGCCAGCCCGAGTTTGGCCCTGAGGAGTGCCGTGGGTTTGGTTGCAGATGAACTCGTTTCTGGAAAACGAGCACAGCCTCGCTGCCAGGCACgaacccgcgccgccgcgtgtcTCTGTGTGTGCCAAGAAGCGCCCAGCATCCAGACAGCTGCTTTTGGTCGCCGCAAAACTAGTACAGGCATAGGTCCGTCTTCTGTTTCATATCAGGGTCGCCTTGCAGCGCTCCTGCCGTGCAACAAAATGGACGCCCGTCCGGCCCTCGGAATTGACATGGCCACCACTCAACGAGAGGCGCCGGTCGGCCGGCCTTTCGAGCCCCATTCCCATCATGCGACTCCCTTCTCGAACGATTCTGCGGCCAGTGCAAACGTTGTAGTATCCGCTTTCGGCCGGGAGCAGACTTTTTTCCTCTGTCCCGCATCGTGAAAGGGGCTCTCAGTGGTGGAGGCTGCCCAAGGGTCCCGGGTTTTTCAACATCGGACCCATCGCAAATTCCGGCGCCGACATCCACTCTCCAAGCCACGGCAAGCCACCAACGCCTTGAACAGGCCCGAAGCGCGAGCACGCCCACctgcagggctggctggctgcccgaGAATGTTCTTTGCCCGACCCCGCCAGCTTTGTCAGTCTGACAAGGCTGAAGGACCCTGGTGCCCGTTGCCGTTGAACCCGAAGGACGGATTGACGTCAAGCCATGGCATTCATTCAAAGGGctagtacgaagtaccagGAACTACGTTAGTCACTAGAACTCATGCCTTGGGGGTTCACGGAGTGGACCGGACATCCTCCGCTGGGTTGGTGGCATCCATCTTCCCGCGTCCTGCTCTCGCCTCAGTCCGGGTGCCGCGCGGGCCTTGAAGATAATCAGCCGGGAGAAGCAAGCATGGGGCCCGTCCTTCTAGAAGCCGTCCCGGGCACGTCACGGGTCCGGCATGGTTCTGCGAACCTGACCAGGGTCGCCCGGTCAGGAGGGTcgtccggccggccggccggcatcCTTGAATGGTTCTGTAACAAGACAGTGATGCTGAGGTCACAATCCGAGCTTGCCGTGTCACCTGGTGCACGATCATACTACGAAGTGCACACGTACCGGGCTTCATTTCTGGCTACCCGGAGCCAAGCTCGGCATTGCCAGGATTTCCCGGCTCGGGAGTCGGGACACACGATGCCTGCCTGACACCCAGGTATGCAGGGCTCCTTTGCCTTATGGCCGGCAACAACATCCACTTCGCTCCAAGCTGGCACGAGCGGCAGGGGACATATGAGTTGTCAGACTAAACACGGATGTCTAGCTAAATCATGCCTTTTCACAGTCTTAGTGCTACAACTAGACAGTATGAGGGCTTTGATCCCAGACCCGATGGCCGCCTGTACCCCGTGAATTCTGACCTCCTTCAATGGGCCCCTTGTCGAAATGCCCCGCGACGGCACTTTCGATGCCGCGCCGAAACCGAACGCCTCCGACATCCTACGGATCGAAGTGTTCCAATTCACATCGCCCACGCTAGAAGATGCCTTGGAGGCCCTGACCTCTGGTCGCAGGATCGCCATGCCACTGTTTCTTGCGATTGTCGATGGAGAGTTTGTATGCCCACCCGCGGATCGAACATTTTGCCTTCTGGGGTGGGTGAGAATACCACAAGCACACGTCGCCGTGGTGTCTGCACTGTGTTAAGGACAAGTCAGCTCTCGCCTGTAGAAACGCCATACCCCCTCCCGAGTCTGAGTCTcccccggcgcgggcggaaCTCACGGGAGAATTTTCTTCGCAGGCAACGTGGAACGTCTTAGGCAACTGGAGTTCAGCAAGCAGCTCGTTCACACCGTCCATGCTTGCGAATGCCGAGAAGTCCACCATACACTTTTGAGTCTGCACGTTGCACTTCTGTAGGTTGAGAGTAGGGGGGAAACCCCGTTAGCATCAACCTCCTTATACCGCTGCCATGACGCATGCATGCCCTCACGTAAGAGAATTTGCGTGGCGGGAGAATGGAAATGGGAATGGGAAGAGGGGAGTTTTACGGTAGTGACGGCTGCCTCTTTCGTGGTTTTCGCCCAGAAAGCTTCGGCGTTTGCCCAGTCGGCCGGGGTCCAGTTGTCCCCGGGTCGCGAGAAGAGATCGGCGATAGACGCCATCGCGGTGGCTGTTGGCTGCAtgttttttgtttttgtttttgttttcAGGCTGCGGGTTGGGCGATAGGGGAAGGAAAGTTGTAGTCTGTCGATTTGTCGTCGGACAAGATCCTGTCGTGCACATCCCGCGGGGAGACgtgcgagggcggccgccagcttTTATAAagatcccccccccccggcccatCGATGTGACTTCTGTTTGACTGACTATCTTGCTATATAGGCGGCCACAAGCTTTTGGCATATTGTCGTGTGCCAACTTGTGTGTCAGCGATACACAGGGGCCAAGCCGCTCGTCCCGACTCTCGTGCATCTAGAATCAAGAAGACAACCTAGCGTCTTCCCATGCCATTATCCAACAATTACTGGCTATGCAAAGATTGGCGTGCGCCCggcgcccccctccccctccccccgcgaTCGAACCTGACAAAGGTAAAATACCTCCTGCACGGATCTGCTCCGGAGCGCATCGCTTACTGAACGGGCAACGACGACTCGGCccatgcgcgcgcggggtGGCCAGGTAGCGTTTCATGTCCCTCTCAGCTTGAGGCGCTTACAAGAAGGGATTGCCTTTGTAGCCAAGGTCAGGGCGTTAATCTGTAGTGTCATGTGCTCTGACTTTCGTGTGTATTTGTGCCCAGAACCAAGACTCCGGCATTTGACACACTGCCCCGATTTCTTGCGATGGACTGGGCGCGAGGGGAGCCGTGCCATAGAACAAGGGACGTACCCATTGCGTACCATGTTGCTCATTACCTTATTCTAATTACATGGGGTAAAACATAGTATACTGCTCTGCCCTTTTCCTTGCCCGTGGACAGTCGCACACTGACTGACACGTAATGGGAAAGGGGGCAAATCTGGCACGAAATATGACCTTGCAATGCTCCGTCGCTATGTGTCACATCTAATTTGAATACCCCTAGAGAGTTCCTGCCGGAGCATGCCTCTTACTCGGCCTGAAGCTTCTGCTTGgttctcttcctcttcccgcCGACTTCCCTACCTTCCTCTACCTCGAGCAACGCCTCCCGCTTCTTCTCGCTCACAATCTTGAGCGCGTCGCGAATGACTCTAGTCTCTAGATTGACGCCCTCCTCTTCCCAgacctcgagctcgcggcccaCGCGCTTCTCAATCGCCAGAACTAGCTCCACATCACGTTGGCCGACAAACGTCGCTGCTTCGCCCTTTCGGCCCGCACGAGCAGTACGACCAACGCGGTGGATGTAGTCATCCGGATCGCGGGGTATGTCGTAGTTGACAACGAGGCTGACTTCAGGAATGTCCAGACCGCGGGCTGCCACATCCGTGGCCACCAGGATGCGGGCGGCTGAGGCACGAAATCGTGCAAGGTTGTCAGTTCTTTGGCGCTGAGGAAGCTTGGAGTGCAGCGAGGTGACCCGGTGGTCCAGGAGCCGGAGCAGGTGATGCAGATACTCGGCTGTCGAAGTCCTATTGCAAAAGATGATGACCGTCTTGTCCTGGTTTGCTTCCGTGAGGAGAAAGACGTGCAGGTAGTGCTCCTTGTGGGTGACGGGTATTTGAATGTGCGTCTGCGTGAGTGTCGTAGGGATGGCAAGCATCTGGGTATCAACTTCGCAGACAAAGACGGGCGGCTTGCCCGGCTTCTGGGGCATATTCTTGAGGGCTCGAACTTCGGGGGTGATGGTGGCCGTGAAGAGTAATGTCTGGCGCTCCGTAGCGGGCGGTAACACACCCAGACATTCCTCCACGTCTGGAAGCATGCTGCCCGGCCCGGAGGCATGCAGTAACCTGTCCGCTTCGTCTAACACGACAAAGCGCACGCGTCGGAGCCCACAGACAGTGTCCTCGCCAGACGACCTGATGTGGTCTGCTAGGCGGCCAGGcgtggcgatgacgatgtgAGGCCGTTGGGACAGGGCGATGGCCTGAGCGCGCATATCCGATCCACCAGTCACGAGGATAGCCTTGAGGCTTTGGGGCGAGGAGATGGCCTTGAACTGCTCGTATATCTGCAAGGCCAACTCTCTGGTGGGCGTCAAAACGACGCCGAAAATGGCACTTGGATCTTCTGCCCACTTCTGCAGAATAGGCACGGCGAAGGCAACCGTCTTTCCGGAACCAgtcctgctgccgccgatgcaGTCTCTGCCCTTTAGGATCTCGGGGATGCAACCCTTTTGAATGCCGGTGGGTCTCTTGATGGCCATGTTCCCGAGGGACTGCACGAGCCAGGGACGGACCTGAAGAGAGGAAAAGGTTGTATTTGGATCAAGTGGCGCCTGGATGCGATTCCGCGGTGCGGCTATGGTGGTGCCATTGgtggccgcctgcgccgttCGCTTGACCCGCGACGGGGCTGCAATGGCGGATATGGCAGCCTTGAAACCCTCGAGACCATTGACTTgatcgccatcgtcctcgtcctcgtcgtcataggcggcggcggcggcggcggtttgGAGCTCTGCGCGAGTGGCTTCGGCAGTGGGCGACGTCCGGCGACGCTTCCGCGAAGCGTTGTTGTCTAAGTAGTCAGACTCGCTAGATGAACCCGACTCACTGCgcatgctggcggcgtccGAGTCTGAGTCTGCGTGATCCATAGCAGCGCGCATCGTGGCCGTCGGGTTGGTCTGGGGGCGGCTCCCTGGTCGTGAAGCCATAGCAGAAAATTTGGCGAttctgccgccgcgaggcgaAAGTCGGACAGAACGGGACCCTTCGGGGCAGGAAGGCGGTGGGGGCTAGACACTTACAGTGGGTGGGGTCCGGTGAGCGGGCCAGGTGGGGTTGACGTTAGGCCGCCTGTCGAGGATGGACAAGATTCAGGTACCGAAGTGTCTTGTCTTGAGGATGAGTGCTACTACTGGATTGAGAGGGTACGTACCGCAATTGACAGTGCAGCGACATCCGCATCGCGTTATCGCCGCCATCCGACGTCGACAACGCCTGTGGGCGAAATGCTCGCGTCCGTTCGGCAGCGTCTgggcccgcgcgcgcacggaTCTGCAAGCGGCTGGTGACGCCGAAACGTGCAGCACGTCTTCGAAATTAAAgggcgccgcgtcggcagcTTCTTGCACCCATGTTGGCGGCTCGGCAGTGGCCAGCCTCGAGCCTGGGAAACGCGATGACGGGACCCCAGTACGAGGTACgttagtacgaagtagcacACAGCCAGCTGGCCGGCGCTGCAACACCCTCAACTCGAAGCAATGCACCAAGTTGGACCGGGGCTGGTAGACGCGCGCTTGCAGGACCTGTGACGGGGGCGCTCCGCAGTATACTACTAGTAGTTCCGTCCGCTCCCCTGGGCTCAACCATCGTTGCTCTTGACCGACGGTTCAAGGGGTGAGGCGCCCGTCGCAGGGATGCCTTGCTCTCCTGACACGCCTACCGTGTGGAGATTGGTCAcacggcgctgcagctccagaGTCGGAAAGCCAGCGGGTTTCCGAGCGCGGCCTCTGTTCTGTGCCTGGCAGGACGACCAGACAACATGACCACGAAAAAGTCACGGCAGTGGGCTGCATTGGCTGTGCCTTGTTTCCGCTGCCTGGCTGTGGCCTGAGAAAGTCGTGGAATTGTGCGTCCTGTCATCAATGGTGCTCTCCGGTTTGCAATCGGCCGCTTCGAGCTTATGCTTCGTACGATAGGTACAAAGCATTTCGTGGGTTCTTTCGAGTCATATGCCAGTGTCAAGGCTTCTCTGCGCTTGGAGCGTCTCTAGTTGCCACACGCAAGCGCGGCACGCGAGAGCACAGACGAAAGTGAGCGAGatctctgt belongs to Purpureocillium takamizusanense chromosome 1, complete sequence and includes:
- the DBP8 gene encoding RNA helicase (EggNog:ENOG503NVJF~COG:A), with product MASRPGSRPQTNPTATMRAAMDHADSDSDAASMRSESGSSSESDYLDNNASRKRRRTSPTAEATRAELQTAAAAAAYDDEDEDDGDQVNGLEGFKAAISAIAAPSRVKRTAQAATNGTTIAAPRNRIQAPLDPNTTFSSLQVRPWLVQSLGNMAIKRPTGIQKGCIPEILKGRDCIGGSRTGSGKTVAFAVPILQKWAEDPSAIFGVVLTPTRELALQIYEQFKAISSPQSLKAILVTGGSDMRAQAIALSQRPHIVIATPGRLADHIRSSGEDTVCGLRRVRFVVLDEADRLLHASGPGSMLPDVEECLGVLPPATERQTLLFTATITPEVRALKNMPQKPGKPPVFVCEVDTQMLAIPTTLTQTHIQIPVTHKEHYLHVFLLTEANQDKTVIIFCNRTSTAEYLHHLLRLLDHRVTSLHSKLPQRQRTDNLARFRASAARILVATDVAARGLDIPEVSLVVNYDIPRDPDDYIHRVGRTARAGRKGEAATFVGQRDVELVLAIEKRVGRELEVWEEEGVNLETRVIRDALKIVSEKKREALLEVEEGREVGGKRKRTKQKLQAE